In the genome of Paludisphaera rhizosphaerae, one region contains:
- a CDS encoding chemotaxis protein CheW produces MNHTLGLDDEALPIFRAPGLDDCWNTIGVGGDQTCPELKAHVHCRNCPVFASAARAFFDRPAPSGYLDEWTRWLSEDSECNDEKELAASRDEQGRRDDVGALIFRLGSEWLAFRTSTVVEAALPRPIHRVPHRTNAVLRGLVNLRGQLQLCFSMQGLLGLPEPKPSGDGASSRERLIVLRDRERAEVWAFGADEVLGVEHFARGSLQAVPSTLANPTVSFSQAVIPWEDRTVGFLDETRVFAALRSIGQ; encoded by the coding sequence ATGAACCACACTCTCGGCCTCGACGATGAAGCTCTGCCGATTTTCAGGGCTCCCGGGCTCGACGACTGCTGGAACACCATCGGCGTCGGCGGCGACCAGACTTGTCCGGAGTTGAAGGCCCACGTCCACTGCCGCAACTGCCCCGTCTTCGCCTCCGCCGCGCGGGCCTTCTTCGACCGTCCAGCGCCCTCCGGGTACCTCGACGAGTGGACCCGCTGGCTGAGCGAGGACAGCGAGTGCAACGATGAGAAGGAGCTGGCCGCCTCGCGCGACGAGCAGGGCCGGCGCGACGACGTGGGCGCCCTCATCTTCCGCCTGGGCTCCGAGTGGCTGGCCTTTCGCACCTCGACGGTCGTCGAGGCCGCACTCCCCCGGCCCATCCACCGCGTCCCGCACCGGACCAACGCCGTGCTCCGCGGACTGGTCAACCTCCGGGGACAGCTCCAGCTCTGCTTCTCCATGCAAGGTCTGCTCGGCCTCCCCGAGCCGAAACCCAGCGGCGACGGCGCCTCGTCGCGCGAGCGGCTGATCGTCCTGCGCGACCGAGAGCGGGCCGAGGTCTGGGCCTTCGGGGCCGACGAGGTCCTTGGGGTCGAGCACTTCGCCCGAGGCTCGCTCCAGGCCGTCCCCTCGACGCTCGCCAACCCGACCGTCAGCTTCAGCCAGGCCGTCATCCCCTGGGAAGACCGCACAGTGGGCTTCCTCGACGAGACCCGCGTCTTCGCCGCGCTCCGGAGTATCGGCCAATGA